Part of the Nothobranchius furzeri strain GRZ-AD chromosome 2, NfurGRZ-RIMD1, whole genome shotgun sequence genome, ACAACCAGATCTGCTTTTTGTAACATCTGTTGCGTCTTTAGAGGATCCACCGTCTGGAATCAACGCCGTGACGAAGCAGGAGACCCCGGCAACGATGTTGGCGGTGGCGAAAGGGAGGCGTCGGCCAATGCGCTCGATGGTGAAGAGGATGAGGAAGGCGGCAGGAAACTCCACCAGACCAGAGATGAGGAAGTCGATGTAGACGTTTCCTCCCAGAATGCCGAGGCGCATGATGAGACCCTGGTAGACGACAGCGCTGGTGAACCTGGACCGGGCAGGAAGACGTTTAAAGGTGGAAATAAAACCAACGTGTGACAGGAGGATTGGATTCCGAGGTCACCTTGGAATCTcggttaaataataaaaaaagagttTTTTTAAGTGGAGAGACTGGCTGCAGACAAACCAAAACCTGGACACTGATTGGACGTCTCTCCAGACTGACAGCTCCCTTCAGTTTAATTAGCTGTAGGTGGGCGGGGCTAGATCTACACAGGGCATTTAGCATCATTAAGATGTTAAACTTATATTTGACTAAATTGGGTGTTGCCATGGTGATCCTAATGAGTCACTGGCACCAGCTTAAACATTTCTTCTGATCTTGGTTCTTTTCCACCTTTGACACAGATTAcacatttaactcattcgctgccagccgtttctcaccgtttttactgttttttaaagagtcacagaacattgcgcgctaggatgacgtcgacgccaaaacaaccaaaacaaagcggagactcacctctcacatcaggaagaatccgcgcgtttcgagcgttatctgttctttcataatccgttgttgaattgtgatcggcagaagcttttccagtttgcgcctcactttttttacagcagcggcccaaaacgatctcctaacacatggatgttctgcttcctgatcacgtgacgtacgcggatgaagatcggcttcagagctgggatgtttgttctcacggtgcgggggcttgtccgacgcccacacagtaaaaaaatgcaaatgatgactttagtcgtcaatggcagtgaacgagttaagatGTTAAACTTATATTTGACTAAATCgggtgttaccatggtgatcctaaTGAGTCAATGGCACCAGCTTAAACATCTCTTCTGATTTTGGTTCTTTTGCACCTCTGACACAGATTGTACATTTTATCATCGCGACATTAATGTTGGAACTTTAGTCAAGATGGATCATTTTCTGCAGACAGGCGTGTGCAAGAAGAACATTTAAAGACTTTTCTGCTCCGTCTCCACTTATCAGATCTGATGATGTTAACCAGAGCTACTGGAGCTGCCTGGAACCTCTGGTGTTAGTCTAAATGACGTGATGTCAGTACTTAGGCTGTGGATtaaccgtaaaactcaccagttgAAGCTGAGAATAAAAGTATGCTTTCTCATTTTGGGAGTTCTGAGCAGGTCCATGAAGGAGGCGGTGGTGGAGTCGGCGTTATCGTCCGATAAAGTCTGCCAGACCAAACAGATTCAACCGGGTTTCAGTTACCGCTTCTCCTCAGATTCACCGTTTTAGGATGAAAAACTTTCTGCTGGAAAACTGGCACCAACAGTTTTCGAGTCATCTGAGCTCCCACCTCGATCTTCTTGGACAGACTCCTTTGGTTCTCTTTGGCCATGTCTCTGGTGATTTTTACAGCTTTGGACCTCTTGTTCTGGGACAGAAGCCAGCGTGGAGATTCTGGGATGAACCTGAAAACCGAAACGTCGAACCAAAACAGCAAGAAAGCGTTTAAAGGAAACTGCGCGTCCGTGCCTCCTGCTTTTTAAGCATTGGAGAGAATCTGCTGGAACGTTGTGAGGATGTTACCAGTAGTAGGAGAGGAAGACGATGTAGGGAACGGTGATGGCGACCTGCAGCCAGCGCCAGTCGGTGATGAAGTAGGCGagcagagggaggaggaggatgcCGACGCTGAAGAACATCTGGTAAACGACTCCGACCGTCCGCCTGAACTCCACCCCGACAATCTCAGTGACTGAGACAAAATAATCACGTTGATGTTTCTCACGGCGACACAAAAACACTCTTGTCTCGCCGCTGAGGTGCAACATCTACGGTTTGAGTTGATAGATGTGGCTTTGAGGATATTAAGGGTTTTTATGATGGCAGATTACATAAACCCCTGAATGCTCTGAAGACAAAACTCCTTTATAAAACAGTTGTGAAGAAACTTCAGTCCATCAGCACCAGGATTAGATCCTAGAGCTTTACAGGAATGCTGAACCAggaagggcagcaaagaagcccTTTTCCTCCAGGAAAACCATCAATGTCAGGCAGATGTTCTGCTAAATGTCCAGAGGCTGGACTGCAGAAAAAAAGTCTCAGATGAGTCGAGGGATTGGACTCACAGTTTAGACTCTGAATAACTGGTACCTAAACACCCTCCCTGAGGAACTTCTCCAGCCATCCAACAGCAGTTTGGTGATGAACAAAGGTGAAGCATCGGGTCAGAAGGCTAAAATCAGATCTAAGAGGATCAGCATGTTGAGTGCTGGTCCAGGACCTTAATTCTATTGAAAACTTGTCATCAATCCTCAAGAAGCAGGAGGACAAGGACACAATAACTACATTCTGACAAACTTCAAGCATGAATGATGTAAAATGAGCTCCGTCATTCAGGATCTGGACCCGAAGTGGCAGAACTACAGAGGTCCAGCTCTGGAAGTGTTGATTCTGCATAAACTTAAGACAGATTTGTCACTAAAAGCTTTGGAGCTCCACCTTAGTTAGCATAGAAACATGAGACTAAAATAAAAGCATCACATTTACTCGTGTTATTCTCAGAACTTCTGGCCATGAGTGATGAATGAGTCGCTCTTACTCAGCACGTAGCCTGCCACCCAGCCTCCTTTAACTCCAAAACCATAAAGAGTCCTGAAAACCAACAAGGACACATAGTTCGGAGCCACGGCAACCAGAATCCCCGCGATGCCGTTCAGCACGCAGGACATCAGGAAGCTCAGCTTCCTCCCAAACCTGAAGGGACACAGGGACAAAAATAAGCTCTCAAACAAAGACAAACCTGGACTGAGATGCTACGACAAACTCACCTGTCGGCCAGGTAGCCGATGGCGATGCTGCCCACCAGGAAGCCCACGTTCAGAGTGGACTGATACAAGTCGACCAACCAGCCGTCGGAACAAACCAGGTCAAACTGCAGCCACAGATTTATAAtaacgataaatgacccgcacttgtgtagcgcctttcagagtcagaggactccaaagcgctctgcactgcagtgtatcattcatccattcacacacacatacacacacacaggtggtgatgagctacgatgtagccacagctgccctggggcgcactgacagaggcgaggctgccgaccacaggcgccaccggtccctccgaccaccaccagcaggcaaggtgggttaagagtctttcccaaggacacaacagcagcatcctgtggtcggagccgggatcgaacccgcaaccttcagatcactggacaacccgctccacctcctgagctactgctgccctttaGAGTTCACATTTCACAGCACCAGACTTTTTTACACACCAATGTTACATTTTCATGATTTATGATTTACAAGGACAAACATTTActgaaagcaaaaaaataaagaaaatctttGGGAAAAggtgcttgttttgtttttttttttgcaataaaTTGTATTTTTAAGTTGAAACCTTGTCTCAGAAATTCAAATACCTGGAATTCCATCCATACCCAGACTTGAGGGACGTGCttccatgtttttatttatgtttggtTTAACTCGGATTTCTGCAGCAGATAAACGTGGATTTGTTTGTCTTTTCTCACCTCAGTAACAAACGACTGTCTTCCCTTGTAGTCGTACTCCCAGCCCTCCCTGCAGCCACTTGTGGGAGTTCTGCTCAGGTCCAGTTCCTGCAGGTCACAGCTGGGTTCTGTTGAGTTCCAGTCCACCTCATATTGCTCACAGCTGCTGTGCTGCAGAACTCCAGAGCTGTTGATCAAAGGAGCCGTCAGCCTTCGACTTTCTGCCGGGCTCCAGCTGCAGGCCTCCCTCCGCTCCACCGCTGCAGCACTCCGGCACCAGTGGTCCGGAGTGAAGCCCTGGAACACGATGCCCACGTACACGCCGGCCCATGGCATGGACACCATACACAGCAGGGCAAAGATCCGCTTCTGAGAGCGGCCGAACTTCCCGGCTTCCTCCAGGATGTCGTCGAAAGTAGCCATGAGTGGAGCTGCTGCGTAGGAGGGTGGAGTTCCAACAGCTGATTTGTATTCTGAGCCTCCTTCTGCACACTGAGCACTACAACTCAAGCACTCCGGGTTTTAACAGAACCAGCTCCAGCTAAAGTCCACTTTCACAGACATCAGACAAAAAGTGAGCAGTTGGCAGAACACCTGCATTAATTTCTCAGAGGTTCATTAACACGAGCGCAGCTGAGGGTGCAGCCTGTCCCTGTCCCAGTCAGTCAGTTAACCTTTACCGTCCGGGAGGTTCCTCCTGCAGCAAAGTTCACCTCCAGGTTTGTGTCAAGTCCTCATCAGGACAAGTCCTCCTGAAAGACTCGTGTCCCAAGTCTAAAATTCAgcttattattaaaaaaaaaatcctcatcTGGAAAACGTTTCATTTCACTCTGATCCGTCAGACGAACCGCTTCTCATTAAAGTTTTGAGCCGTCTTTAGAAGTTGGTTAAAAGATTAGAAAAAATAAGCAAAGAAAAagtttgatgatttttttttggTGAAAGAAAATAATCAGATTTAAAGTGATCACAGATCAATTATAAGTTAGTCTCCACCGAAAGTCATCAACCCTCTAACCGACAGAACATTCTCTCTTAAAGCACGAGCTGAATGTGACTAAATTAATACTAAAACATGGAGATGAATGAATTAATATCTCACCTATCTATGGAAGCCAACTGATGCCACTGGTTAAATGACCTGTACTTAATATAGCGCCTGctaagagtcctggaacccccccaaggcgctttacagcacaattagtcattcacccattcacacgctggtgatgatgagctacgatgtagccacagctgccctggggcgcacggacagaggcgaggctgccgagcactggcgccactggtccctctgaccaccaccagcaggcaacgtgggttaagtgtcttgcccaaggacacgacgacagcgacagactgagtggggctcgaacctgcaaccttccgattacggggcgaacactcaactcctgtgccaccgtcgccctcttGCTTCTCTGAATAAGAGAGCTTTTTAAATCTAGGCTGAAAACATGCATTTAAAGCTGCCGACGCAGTGAAAGGTTGTGTTTTGCTGGTTGGTTTTAATTTGTTGGATTTGTGGTGAATTCTTCAGCGTACGGTGACCCTGGGTGTCAGAAAATGTATTATGTTATTATAATAATATCACACCTTCGTGAATACGACTCGGCCCGGCCCGTGTGTGGCTGTGGGGTGACTTCCAGTAAGAACGAATCTCTAAGATACTGTTTCCTTACAGTAATAAATCAGAACTTCAGATTAAACCACCAAACAAACTGCAGATCTCTTATTTATTCAAATAATACATTATTTTCTTACATCAACGTTCTTTTAAATAGGAAAACAGGCAAAGAGCTGCAAACAGATCAGACAACATAATTTAGACCAACCGAAACAGTAAATGTGCTCCTGTCGTACCGAatcctttttcttgtgctttttttttctctccttttgtcAAAATGGGTTCAGGTTAGTCAGTTTTCTCCCGGTGCGCGTGTCTGCTTCTGAACTCAGCTCTTCTTCTTTGTGAATCGGCTTCACCGCCGAAGAGTTTTCAGATTCAGCGAAGAcagaaaaaagcacaagaaagtTCAGTTTTCTCTTCAGGAAGGAGAAGAACCATGCACAGACTTTGGTGCTACATAAACCCCCAAAAAATACCAACTGACTGGATAAAGCTTCACGTACGAcgtctcctcctcatcctcagtaGTTACAAAGACCCCCACGGCTCAAAGTACCAAACAGTTTCAACAAAGTTCAGTTTCACGTGACATCTGGATTTGTCTTCTACTTAAATGCGATGTCGCTTCATACAGTCTGCTCCCTCACCTCCTAAAGACTAAATCTGGTTTCAAACTTCAGCTTATTAAAAAAGATCTTCCTCTTGCTCTTCTGTTTGCATTACATTGgcacattttaaactcctccataAAAACACTGATGGTGTTAGATTTTTATCTCTGGAGATTAGATCATGTAGCCTAAACAACGAGAACTAATCCTCACACTGGTGTCACTCCAGTTGTATTTTGGTGAATTTGAGAATTTAAGGGAAATGTTTGCTGATATGTGGAGGAGTTTATGTTTCCTGATTTGCTTTGGATGCAAGCAGCTCAGCTGAAGCATCTTAAATGTTTTAGTTCGAGCAGCAGAAATAAAACGGCTCCTCATCAGATCAGCCGAAAGCAGCGAGTTTTGAtgctaaaatgataaaaaaagtgGAGCTTTTTGGATTCAAAAGCAAAAAACAAATAAGCCTCcattttcgttttttttttttttaatttgcttctAAGTGTCAAATCGGTTCTGAGACGGGGATTTATTTGtgaaaaactattaaaaaaaaacaagtttcagTGGATTCATTTTGAAGAAACAGAATAGATCTGAGGAGCTAACAGCTAACTTGAGAAGAACCGAAAGTGTTCCCGTCATCTTAATCGACTCTAATCTCAGAGTTTCACAGAAGTTCGTGCCAACTTATCTGTAGCAGAAATTAGCTGCAAAGCTGGAATTTCATCCCAATTATTTAGCAAAAACTTCTGTGACACCTTTGAGATTGTGACTAGCTTTCAGCTCATCTGTCtgactgtttctccaaactgaggctgttcaaggGGCTATCCAATTAAAATGTTACATTTTCCTTTAACCACATAAAGTTTAGTTTAAATTTGTAGCGTTAAGATTaacgactacttcttttaagagaAAATGTCATTTATTGTTggaagaaaatgaataaaataaagcaGATGAGCTTGTTTTGTTGTTTCTAGGATCTAATTAATATTTTCACTGCTGCATTTTGAGGAAGTTGctgcttttctttatttttgtgcTGAAACTTGAATAATTGGAAATATTAAATCTAGACTTTAAGAAGGAAAAACTGATCGATGTGATTCTGCAAACTCACCAAACCTCTACCTGCCAAACACTGGTTCTTATGGGAACACtggagtgtgtttgtttctgttatTTGTGGCAAAATGTGAAAACACTGATTTTAAATGTCAGCAGGAATCCTTGGATTTTGGCCAAATGACGTCTGAGTCCCGCGGGAAGGAAACACGATGGCAGGAAAATATGGCTTCAACAATAATCCCTTCAGTCAGTCGTTCATTCACGCTTAAGGCCGTCTCTAGTTTTACACAAACAGAAAATCATCCCGTTTAAATAATCATAACAACAAAGCAGCTGACCAGAGACGAGAAACAAACAAAACCGCACATGATCGTCTATGTACAACGTCTGGGATCAGACTCGGTCCGTCTGCTTTAGGACACGATTCTTTAGGAAGGCATCAAACTTTCTCTGGGAAAGAAAAATAAACGTCTCAAGTGTAAACGGCAACAACAGACAAACAGTGTCTTTGTtccctttaaaacaacaacagccaccAGCCGACACCTTCACTGTCCTGGTTTCTCACCTCAAACCACTCAAGACTCACATTTCAGCTTCTATCTCAACTCtgaagggaaaaaaaaggcaaaaacaaaCATTCTGTCCGTCTGTGACGAGACCGGCGGTTTGCTGGAACCAAAGTGCTAAAACTTCCTCTCAAACCACCATCTCCAGGAACTAGTCTGTACCAGATAAACGTGGAGGAGCTCTGTGGGAAACAGGGGGCAGAGCTGTTTAAATGATAACGTCTCCATAAATAAAAGCCAACGCAAAGTCCCATCGGGCCGAGCGGAGGCGCAGCCCAACTCAAAAAGAGTTCCGCTTCGGGCGTGGCCGCTGTTGCTGCTGCTAGACATTCACTGAGTGAGGAGTTCTGATTGGATAGAAGGGAGCCGGAAGGAGGAAGTGACATCACACTCTGAGGAGGTCCTCGTCGCTGTCCTCCTCCTCCCGTTTCTGGGTGTCGTTACCGTAACCCGATGGACAAGgtctgctgctcctcctctccCGGTCCGTCTCGTCCAGGAGGCCCACCAGGTCCTCGTCGCTCTCCTCCTAAAACAACAACTTCACATGAGGCCTTGAGACTCCGACTGAGACGTTCCCACGGAGACGCAATGCTCACCTGCAGGAAGGGGCTGCGATGTGACTTCCTGGAGGACGGTTTGACCACTCGGACACCCGGGACGCTCAAAACCTCGTCCTCGCTGTCATCCTCCTGCTCGTCCAGCGCGAACGATCGCAGACCGTCTGTGTTCACCGGCTTGGTCCTGATGTGGCCGTTGCTATGGTTACTTCTGCTGCAGTGGGAGGAGGAAGAAGCGGGAGGGGCTTCAAGTTCCTCCATCAGCCACTCCATCTCCTCTTCACCTCCTTCATCTGTGTTGACCTGAGGAGTGAAAAGAAAATAGTCTTTACCTGCATTTCCACCGCTCCTGTCGCTCGTACATCTGTTACAATAAACTGTTGATTAAAGAATGTGAAGAGAGGAGGTCAGAAACAGAAGAGCAGCAGCATCCAGCTCTTTAGTTTCGGTTTGGTCATCTCAGAACAAACGTCCGTAAACCAACCTTTGAATATTTATAGGAGACCTGGTTTCCTCTCCTGCAACAGCCAGCAACCTTCTGCCTCACCAGCTCCCTGGAAGAAGGCGTGAAGTTACCAGAAATATGAAAACGTAAATTCAGTAAAAACAAACGGTGCAAAAGAAAATCCAGAAGCTTGTGATCTCACCTCCTCTCTCGCTTACGGAGCAAAAGTCCCAGCAGACAGAAGATTAGCGTCACCAATAGGAGGCTAAGCATGATCCCCGCCGCCTGGCTCCGCCCGGGAACCAGGGCAATGTCGTCTCCATCTGAAGTCTGAGCGTCAACAGTCCTGCAGAAAGAATCCATCTGTGTTCGGCTCCAGGAACAAAGAAGTTTTGGGAAAATCAGAGGAAGAGGTTTACTCACGTCAGACCGCACACGGCATCCGTCTGCCACAGAAACATGTAGTGACAATCATCCGTCTCCAGCAGGAACTCCGGGCTGCCGACACCCGCCGTTTGTTTACACTGGAACATGATGACGGATGTGACTATTTTTCCCATGCGGGTGCACGTCGACTCCGAAGGAACAATCACTTCCAGGTTCCCTCCTGGTGGTGAGGAAGCAGGTTTTAATTCATTCTGCATGTAGACAAATTATTAACGCTTattcttcttcgtcttcatctCCGTACTCTTCTTCTTCTGTGTCTTCTTTGTTTTACTCGATCATAAATGAGCTCCCTTTTAAATCATGTCTTTGAACATTTGTTTGCCTTTAGGCGTCCCTCAGGGAAATATACTCAGTCCTTTACTGTTCTGCTAGATTTAGAACCAATCAGCCATTTAAATTAGCCGACGATGTCAATGTTGGGACTGATTAGCGTGAACCATCTTCCAGCGATCGTGAGCTCGTGTCAATCTTTATGTATGAAATTACCTTTAACGTAGTACTCTGTTTGGCTGGAGGAGCCAATCTTTCGCCTGAAGGTGTCGTTCAGTTTGACCTGGCAGATGTTGGCGCCGAGGCAAGTTGGCAAGGAGCTGTTGGTGATGCCGGACAGCTGGATGTGGTAGATGTAGTGGTCTCCGTTGGCACGGTTATCTCCAAACGCTTGGTGAGGACTGAGAGGAAAGAATGGAATCAAACACAATTTGTTTAAGTAAATGAACGGGTTAACTGGTGAGTTCAAAGGCCAAACAGATGAGCGTCAGTGCAAACATCCGAAGGCAGTGACTATTATGATtagggatgtcccattccgatatcgatatcagaAGTTATTTGATATCGGCTCAAAAACAGTATCGGATTATATCGAacggcatcaaaaatctctgatataAATGGTTTGTTAAGGTTGACGTTTTTGCAGCCAATGGTTAAGAAAAATTTGTCATTATTTTCATAATGATTGTTACTGGCTCTTGTTTTCCAATTGAGTAATATCGCCTGATCAAGCCTTTCTTACATTCCACACTTAGAAACAGGTAAAAGTATGTgttttgtgctgatatcgtatcagactgatatcggtatcggtcagtactgaaggctaATACCATCTTTTAgtactttttaaaacacagaaaggttttatttacctgcaatgttttgtttgcggctgcaaactttgtcaggctgatgaagtttgcagccgcaaacaaaacgttacaggtaaataaaacctttttgtgttttaaaaataactaaaagatggaattagaatttcaacacagcaagaacacaccaaagatgtttaaagaaaagtactgaaggctgcaataccgtattggaagtgaaaaagttgcatcgaGACATCCTCGATTATGATGAAAGAGAAAAAGTTCAACTGTACCAAAAGAAATTTTTCATATAAAAACTGAAAATTCTCAGTTTTTGATCCAAAATAGGAGAATaatttacaaagaaattaaaaatgtTCTCTACACATCATTTAGTCATTAATCCCTGAGGAACAGTGGTTTTGGGAGATTTGGTATTAAATGGACGACGACGGTATTAAATGGGAGAACTGGAATAGTCGCAGTTAAAGAAACTGTTCCAGACTAGCCTTCCTGTCACTCGTGTCATTATTGAGTCAAAAAAAGAACATTAATACATTAAAGCTTGTTATTATTCTTTATTCACAGCCACATTTCTCCCACGCCACGGCATTGTTCAGATGCAGATAAGCAGGAAAACGGCTGAAGCGTTACCTGAAGTAGAGCGCTCCCAGACTCAGACTGACTCCAGTGTCAGGAACCTTTATGGTGCCGTTCACCATCTTCACCGCCTGTTGCTTCACCTCGCAGGCAGCATGAGTCTCCCAGCCAATCACAAACTCACAGGAAGCTTTATCGATCCtattctcacaaacacacacgcacgcacacacacacacacacacagtagaaaCCCTTAAGAATGGCTGCACATTCACAACTTAAGAGTTTTAATTTCACCAATTCAGATTTTTTAAAGCTGAAtatttcagcagtttttttttcattaaactgagaatttatttttttaaatactaaAAAAAATCGTAGAAAATATAAATTTTATAACAGGCATTGTACCAAACTTGTGACTGAATAACATGAGAACGGTGCTTTAGGAGGAATGTTTAACTAAAGACAAACATTAACAAAGGCTGAATATCTAGTGAGTGAAATCACTACAAGAATCCCTAATAGTTACTAGGAATTACGTTAGTTTTGGTGCATGAGACTTTTTAATGGAGATGAAGGAATGTATTGAAATATTTAGCTATACGCTACTTGATGAGTGAAGGTCGACCAACAGTGGAGCCACAGCTCAGCTGGATCAGCGTCTTTGCCTTCAGACCATTGCCACACACTTCATCTCCTCCCGAGTAGACGACGGAGATCTTTCCATCTGTAGAGCAGGACAGGGCAGGAATAACAGCACATAGTACATCTAAACATAATTTTGTTTTCATGACATGAGAATTTCAAGCATCAG contains:
- the LOC107377841 gene encoding solute carrier family 22 member 2, coding for MATFDDILEEAGKFGRSQKRIFALLCMVSMPWAGVYVGIVFQGFTPDHWCRSAAAVERREACSWSPAESRRLTAPLINSSGVLQHSSCEQYEVDWNSTEPSCDLQELDLSRTPTSGCREGWEYDYKGRQSFVTEFDLVCSDGWLVDLYQSTLNVGFLVGSIAIGYLADRFGRKLSFLMSCVLNGIAGILVAVAPNYVSLLVFRTLYGFGVKGGWVAGYVLITEIVGVEFRRTVGVVYQMFFSVGILLLPLLAYFITDWRWLQVAITVPYIVFLSYYWFIPESPRWLLSQNKRSKAVKITRDMAKENQRSLSKKIETLSDDNADSTTASFMDLLRTPKMRKHTFILSFNWFTSAVVYQGLIMRLGILGGNVYIDFLISGLVEFPAAFLILFTIERIGRRLPFATANIVAGVSCFVTALIPDDLFWFKTVVACVGRLGITMTFEMVVFVNTELYPTFVRNFGVSVCSTLCDVGGIVAPFLLYRLAVIWLELPLIIFGILAFLAGGLVLLLPETKGVPLPDTIDDIEFPERAKQKMELRSRQLDNLLPNHVSSNKDPANV